TTAAACACATTGTCCTTAATATGGTTAGATATGAATAATATATAGGCAATAGGTCCTCTTTCATACATTCATTAACACCCATCTCCCCAATAGAAATTGTTTTCTTCTCTCGGTTTCAGTGCAGCTCTGTCCTTCCATGAAGTGGCAGTAGGCTGTCACCTGTAGGTCCATGCCACCATGCAGTGGCCAGTCTAACTCCTCTCACGTTTGATGGTTGAAGCAGTACAAAAGAAAAAGTGTATttgtgtcatttagcagacgctcttatccagagcgacttacaggagcaattagggttaagtgccttgcccaagggcacatcggcagatttttcccCCCACCTAGTCGAATCGAACCAGCGACctgtcggttactggcccaacgctcttaaccgctaggctacctgccgcccgtgtTGAATCTCATGTACAAGATGAAGTGCTGTGGGTGGTGGTGAGATGTCCCAGACTCCAAGGGCAGCGCTAGAGCCCCAAGCCTGGATCCAGGCCCTCCCATCTGTCCCCTCCCACACCCCAGTCAGGGATGGGGGGCCAAATTCACCTGCCTCCTGGACTCCCCAGAAGGAACCTTCACATGAGGACAGACACATTGTAATTTTCTCGTTAGGCTTTCCTGTCATGAACAGGAATCATCAACAGATTTCCACGACTGACCCTATCCCTTGTAGTTATGAGAATGTTTGAAGACCTCTAATGCCTTACTGTGTTGAGGGGGGCACCCCCCATGTTCCCCAGTAGAACTCACTGACTCACCATTCATTCCGGGCCACCGCCGCCTCGCTCCTCACCACCCTCTTGTGGTCGTCCAGGGGGGCAGCCAGGGCGCGCAGCACCCTCGCGCGGAAGGGCATGATCTGCCGGGGGAAGGGTTTGTTAATGAATCAGTTGATATGGCCAATAGCGATCACTTATTAAAAAAGGCCCATCAGTCAGCAGACCAAAGTCTTACCTCATGCTCTGGAAAGCGGGAGAGGGCATGGATACAGCGCAGTGAGGCTATCCGCACTTTCTGTGAGGACGAGGTGAGACAGATCTCAGACACAGACTGAATGAATGACGATCGTTTTGTGGCATTGTGTACTGTATGGGGATTGGGGACTATGGCACTCAAGGTTACTTGAGCTAAAATACTGAATCGTCCAGATATCAAAAACGCTGAGTTGCACTCTAGGGCTCATGCCATTAATTGCATTTCAAGTTGAAGACTGCGCCGGTACAGTCGAGCAGCATTTCGTTTACAGGCACAGATGTATTGAACGCTCGCGGGGACACGGCTGAGAGGTCTACCGCTGAGTCATCGGTCTCTGGCATATTACGAATAATAAAATATGAGGTCTGTGTGGCAAGCGGCCCAAACTCTAATGTCACAGAGAGACCACATCCTCTGCCCGACACTTACGTTTTTAGACTCCCCTCTAGCTATTTCGCTTCCTTGTGTGGTGGCTGTTAATAACATGATACATACCATGGTCGGGCTGGTGGTGAGCGCTAGAGTGCGTCCCACCAGCACCTCCAGCTGGGTGATGAGGGCTGAAGGGGGGTCCAGGAGGACAGGTTGCAAGCAGGACAGGGTAGACACCTGCACCCCCTGGTCCGGACACGACAGGGCCTCCAGCAGGAGGGGCAGGAGCTGACCAAACACAGAGGAGAATAGAAAAAGGGGGTATCATAAGATAAACAATGCCAGAGTGAGAAATAATGTTCCTCAGATGTACAAAATATACATTACACATGGGATGAAACACTCAAATGTGTTTTACATTTCAAGACATAAAACACAATATTCATGGAGGAAATACATATTTTTAGCCGTCTGGCACTGGTCCCTGTCCTGTCTACTTACCGCTGGTAGCTCAGTAAGCTGGACCTGTCTGGGTAGGTTGTTCACTATGTGAGACAGTGCCTTCAGGTAGCCAGACTTCTTCTctgcagagggagagaaggaaaggaaagtTAAGAATCTCTGAAACTGCTTTGTAATTTTCACCACAACACATGTCCTGCATCTGTAGTGCATCGTGAACGTCTCCTCGCAGTACCTTGGACGACAGCGTTGAAGCCCTCGACCAGTTTGGTAGAGTTCTCCGCGAAGAAGCGCTGGCGGTACATGATGCGCACGTCGGCGTGGCTACAGCGGTTCAGGACGTCCGGCGAGTCGCTCATCAGGAGAGAGAATCCATCGGCCGCTAACGAACCCAGCTCTGGGTCACTGAGCAGGGAGAAGAgcttagacagacacacaggattACTGCGGTGTGTGAGGTTAGAGACAGGGCCATTTCTCTAGCCTTGCCTCATCCCTTAACCTCCACTGCTAAACTGAGCTGAACTCAATACAAAAAGGAATTTAAAAAAAGTGTGTTTACTGTTCATGGATTGATACGATTACGACTAGATTTCATTGTTACATTAGGCCAGGTTTTCCCCTGGGGAGAAGAGACACAGAACAGTTAACAGACTGTTTGTGTGGGAAGACAAAAGAGGACTCCTGTCCTTTTACCTTGTCAGTCAGGGCTGTGGACAGAGGGTGGTAGCGAAGGAGGAGAGCCTTGGACACCTAAAGACGAGAAAAGCCATTCACAACTGTATGAATGAATGGGTGGAACAACACAACAATGTACCACAGGCAAGTCACCATTCGCCCTGAAGGAGAGGTCGTAGTAGTATCAGTGTTCCCTAGTCTAGAGACGCAGGGGTTGTATTGGGGGCAGTTCAGTAGGCTAAGTATGGGCTAAGTGGAATAGGGAACGTAATATATACAAACTGCCGccgggcggtgcacaattggcccagcgtcgtccgggttaggggagggtaggccgtcattgtaaataagaatttgttcttaatagaATGCTGCCGTATCAGTAGTAATGTAAACGGGGTCTAACCCAGAGCAGCAGAGTGAACGCCTGCGTTCTGACTGGGGAGGATGCAGAGTCCAGCTCAGTGGAGATCCTCTTCAACGTCCTGTCTATCAGAGAGTCCAGGGCTTCACCTGTAGAAACACACACGATCAATATACCACCTCACCAACATTCACTTGACCAATTCCCATTCGGTCAAAGGACACGACCGGAGGACTCGCCTGTGGGACTCTTGTTGACCAGGCCAGCGTAGCACTTGGCGGCTGACGTGTAGGCGAGGGGATGGTCACAGGTACAGCTCAGCTCCTCCAGCTCTAACAGTAGCCTGTCCATCTGGGGCACCTCCACCTGTCCGGGGCACACGGTCAGTCAGTCTACGATCACAGGCTAAATCAAGCCATTTGAAAATGTGCATGTCCGGCCAGAGAGACGTTAACAAGTAGGCAACACGCAAGTCATCCAAGGTAACGCAACAAAACAGGTATCCTTAGTATGAACATTTAACAGTACAATGTTAAAAAGATGTCATTTTGAAGGCTTGTCATGAGGTGCAGAGATAtaggagggggggtggggggggtcttACAGTCCGTGGCAGCCAGCACACACAACCCATGAGCAGGCACACCATCTGGTTCTGGCTCCTCGAGTCACCTGCCTGCGTCCGGAGGACAAAGTCAAAGGACAACGTCACTCAAACACACCCAGCATACCACTCAGCTATACAATGCTTTGTTTATTCCCAGAATGCATCCTGTCCCTGGGGTGTCCTCTGTAGGCATAACAGCGAAGAAAACATTTTCATTTGGAGATGGCTGGTTGTCTTTAGCATTGAAACCTGACCTTGAGGAGCTGGATCTGGGAGGGGAAGGCGTTCTCTGGCAGGAAGGAAACATCACCGTCAAGGAAGAGGGACACGGCCCGCGAGGCTGTTTGGCCAGCCAGTCTGGTGACAGAGCAGTGGTTAGCGCCAAGCCAAAATATTTACATATAACATAAATGTGCCattatcaatgtgtgtgtgtgtgtctttcctgGGTGGCTGGCTGTCTCAGTTATGTGAACTTACCGGGACTGTAGTCGGGCACAGGTGGTGCTGATGATGGGTACCATGGCTGATAGCACAGTCTCCTCGAGTATCGGGCTACGATGGTCTGAGGAACCTTAACATAAACACAGATCAGAAGCAGAAAAACCAGTCAGTCAAAAAGAGTCCTTTGTCCAACATCATGACGTGGAGGACATTTGTCATTTGCATTTCTCTTGCGTAGGTTTGCATTCTTATATTTGCTAAAACACCAACACATTCTCAGTACAAGCCTTCCTCTGAAAAAGAGATGTCTTATCTCAATGGACTTCCTGGTTCAATAAAAAGGTTGTACTTCCTGGTTCACATTACAATGTGTTGCACAGGCCTGACGGCATGTCTTGGTCGGACTATTCTCACCCTGCAAAGCTGCCTGCAATGCCAGTCCGAGCAGGCGAGGAATGACGTCATGGAAGACGCGACCGGTCTCTTCAGTGTCCTGGGCCTGCTCTGCTATCTTCTGCAGACTGTGGCAGACAGAGATCACCTCTTCCAATGAGAACGTGCCAGTGCCTGTTGGGAGGGAGATTACATCGTTATCAGAATCTACGTAACATAGATATTTAGAAGGGTCTACCCTAAACGATGACAGAAGAGCATGCCTGTGGCGGTGACACATACCAGTGTGTGCAGAGGTGAGGACCTGTAGCAGGACAGGTGTGCTCTCCTGAACCAAACTGGGCCGGGACGACACCGCAGCCAGTGCCGCCACACAGCGCTGACGCACTGCCTGCTGGGAATGTTCCTGGGACGGCGTGGCGCTGTCACCTTGTGCCATGGGCTCTGGGAACAGGAGAGGGAAGGGTTCAATACGGTAAACGTCCTCTGGTTAGAACGATGCAACCGAAGGCACGTAATGACGGGGGAAGACCTTCGTTGACATTATTTCGTTTCGACCTTTGACCTTAACCCACCTGAGAAGATCTCCTCCTTCAGCCGTGGAACCATCTTAGAGATGAAGGCTGCAGGGTGCAGGCGAGCCAGAGCCCCTGCACACTCAACCACAGCCAGGCTGGACAGAcggggagagacgagagaggaggaggaccaagCCATTGTGTTATTTGATTGATTAGGTATCATAGACTTCTGATTGCCCTCCCGGAGCAACTGAAAACAGGAACTAACCTGACTTCAGGATCTTCCTCCTCCAGGATGAGCCTGGTGAGGTGGTCAACGGCCAGCTCCACATCTGACTCTAACAGCAGGCCTAGGAGAGAGGTGGAAGATGTCAACCTATACATCTCAGCGTAGTAAAGGTAGATGTAGCACGAACCGAATGGCCAATCAAATGTATTCTCTATCCCACAGTAACAGGAAGAGGCACAAGCTGAACGGCATGTGGACAAAAACGCCATTCTGACCGATTCGGTAGCAGCGGGGTGAGCTCAAAAGGTCTCGAATGTGTTGAGCGGGTTCAGGTACACGTTCATTGGAAGAGGGGTCGAAAGGTTAGGAGCGTCACCTGTCTGTTGGCCCAGCGCAGTGAGCACACGCATAGATGTGATCTGGAGGTCAGCGTTGCTCTCAGACAGAGCAGAGAACACTATACTGCACAGAGACTGCCTGAAGTCCAACAGCACACTCTCatctgggggggagagagagagagaacgagagagagagagagagaggggggggggaggagtgTTGTGAGAGTGAAAGAGTGTGACACATTGGGAAAAGGTTAATGGAACAATTCACAGCGACACACATAGCAGGAAGGTAAGA
This genomic interval from Salvelinus fontinalis isolate EN_2023a chromosome 30, ASM2944872v1, whole genome shotgun sequence contains the following:
- the LOC129829170 gene encoding MMS19 nucleotide excision repair protein homolog, translated to MAADSALLLGLVEEFVLGQQDRKAVDTATELKAGQFTILQLVEALGLHLTSSQPQTRARGVQLLSNVLQECHGDLTEREVEVLIVFYENRLKDHYVITPHVIQGLKALTKCSVLPPGSAVSILKSLFQDIHVQSLMLAERACVYNILIQLMESKESELKGLGADFVYGFVQSVDGERDPRNLLLAFHIARKIVLEGYDLGKFTEELFEVTSCYFPIDFSPPPNDPHGITQEELVLALRAVLTGTPRFAEFLLPLIIEKLDSDVQSAKVDSLQTLTACASVYEHKELAQFLPGLWASLRREVFQTASERVESAGLAAVGSLTACLSRSVLNSDSEDSLNVFLELVLKDCQHHLCEPDLKLVWPSAKLLQATSTASYRASHRVAAAVLPSLIEQYNSRTQCAQRRTLLEVLQGFVRPGTSSEEDESVLLDFRQSLCSIVFSALSESNADLQITSMRVLTALGQQTGLLLESDVELAVDHLTRLILEEEDPEVSLAVVECAGALARLHPAAFISKMVPRLKEEIFSEPMAQGDSATPSQEHSQQAVRQRCVAALAAVSSRPSLVQESTPVLLQVLTSAHTGTGTFSLEEVISVCHSLQKIAEQAQDTEETGRVFHDVIPRLLGLALQAALQGSSDHRSPILEETVLSAMVPIISTTCARLQSRLAGQTASRAVSLFLDGDVSFLPENAFPSQIQLLKAGDSRSQNQMVCLLMGCVCWLPRTVEVPQMDRLLLELEELSCTCDHPLAYTSAAKCYAGLVNKSPTGEALDSLIDRTLKRISTELDSASSPVRTQAFTLLLWVSKALLLRYHPLSTALTDKLFSLLSDPELGSLAADGFSLLMSDSPDVLNRCSHADVRIMYRQRFFAENSTKLVEGFNAVVQEKKSGYLKALSHIVNNLPRQVQLTELPALLPLLLEALSCPDQGVQVSTLSCLQPVLLDPPSALITQLEVLVGRTLALTTSPTMKVRIASLRCIHALSRFPEHEIMPFRARVLRALAAPLDDHKRVVRSEAAVARNEWFLLGSPGGR